In Cardiocondyla obscurior isolate alpha-2009 linkage group LG07, Cobs3.1, whole genome shotgun sequence, the DNA window TTGGATAACGTAACCTTGAGCGAGATTTTGagattacatttattaagCTCAGGAGGACGCATAAGCGAAGCTGCTTCAAAATGGCGATATTCTCAAAAAGGTATACACACattctcatttaattttaatatactttctaaaaaaaagaaattattttaggtggttatacaaattttgatgAACCAGCGCTTCTTTTAAGACAAAATGAAGGTTATCTTTTGCGATTGTTGGGCCACCGTAATGTCTGCGAGTTTGATGTagacgagaaaataaaaattgtcacaTGTCTGATTAATCAATTGCTTGCATTTGCATCGATACGCGATGCAATTGAGGAGCGATACGATAAATTGCATCAAgcaaaaagagaattaaagttatttttaattgctgaacaaaaaaaagagaaagaagagaaagaaaaaatgcgagaacgtgaaaaagaaggaaaaattgaGGAAGAAGAACAACCAAAAccgaaaaaaataacacgtgGTAGttacgaagaagaaaagaaaaaagaagaatatgaaaataaattaaaagagttgCAACAAGCGTCAAAGGATGACAAAATGATGATTTATTTAGGTGCGGATAGAGCGCATCGCAGATATTGGAGATTTATATCTATACCAGGTACAAAACTtgtcgtaataaatataaatttttttttattgatctgtcattatattaatttagatttttaaaatataaaatgttatattattcactttttttatttttagttcaattttttaatttattataaaaatgctggcgattaaaaattattttattaatttttcttaattgacCTTTTTTGTTGTAGGATTATTTGTCGAAAACGATGAACGTTGGCCTGGAAACTGTCTTCCTGAAGGTACTCCACATCATCCAGAATTGCAAGATAAAGAAGCAGCTTATAcatatctaaaaaataaattcgaagaCGAATTTAGTGACAaagaaaatagttttaaaagaTCGAAGAAGGCGCCTAAAAAGCTTTTATCCTTGGATAAAAATGGTGTCAAATCATCCCGAAAAGAAACAAGTCCACGAAAGGAATTTAAACAAGAACtcattaacattaaaaaaagtttgattttGTGTACAGGAGATAAAGATTGCCCTGTTCATTGCAAGAGATCGCCGATAAAGTGGAGCTTTTACGGGAATAAAGAAGACATTCAAGCGTTAATAGACAGTTTAAGTACAAGGGGTATCAGAGAGAGTGAGCTTAGAAATAATCTTACACAAGAAATAGATAATTTGCTCTTCGTTATCGATGAATGTCCGAAACATAGATTAAATCCTGCAGTTGTAAGTATATTATTTAGCttatattaaagtatacaTCTATACAAGTATTATACagttaaagaataaaaaattaataaatattcgtaCATAGTTTTCAGACTCCAGTAAAGGGCAAGTTAATAAGACagttaaaaaaagcaaatacgAAAATGCAAACTTGAATTTTCCTTCCGATATGCCGATTGACGATGTAATGGAACTTACTTTGAGAGATCATATTTTGGAATTTGAAGATAAAATCAAAGCGGGTTGTTTGGGATGCCTTAAAATTATCGATCGTACCATTTGGAGAAATGCGATCAACCAGAGAAGTTATGATAAACAGTGTGATAAGTTGATATGTGCCGGCAGTGAAATAGACATAATAGATACGCCTCCTAATGCTTTGATAGATAAGATAAAAAACGAATCTAAACATAGCAGGCCCGGTACTCCCGACTCAGAAGTTGGAAGTATTAacataaaaacttataaagaTCCAGGAATATACTTAGGCTCACCTAGTGATGATGAAATGGTGCCCGACCAAAGGCAACAGGCGGCTATCAAACAGCTAGCTTGTGCTATTTTGCAGTTATCACAGGCTATTGACCAGAGATACTTACAACGGCCATTGGGACCTGATCAAAAGGATAAAAAATGGTCGAGCGAGGAAATACGAGAGAGATGGGAACAATCATTAATAGCGTCTACGAACTGGTCTCAATTATTCGTTCATTTAAGTACTTTGGATAATAGTGTCGCGTGGGGCAAAAGCGCATTACACGCACAGTGTCGTATATGTCGAAGACGTAGGGATGCAGAGAAAATGTTGCTTTGCGACGGATGCAATAGAGGAACTCACCTGTATTGTTTGAAACCAAAACttactgtaattaatttattatattattttcagaacaataatcgatttaattttttttttttttatatacttacgttatttcttatattatttttcatgtaCAGATTGTACCATCAGGAGATTGGTTTTGTACGGCATGCAGACCGCCGGAAATAAAACCTAAAGAAAAAACTCAAAAGCAGAAAAGATTCGATTTTGATGAGATCGAGGAGGACACAATATTGACTAAGGAGACACGACACAATCGCGCTAGGCGCTTACTACAAAGCGACAACGAGGACAACGAAGATGACGAAGACGACGAGGAAAGTGAGGAAGACATGTAAGTATTTCggcgtaatattaaaatacgttttgATTATTATGATCGAtgtcgtttaatattttttcccgTTATATTAGAAGTACGCGATTAGAGAACTTGTGTGCGTCATGTAGAAGTGGTGGAAAGCTAATCGCTTGCGACACATGTCCCAATCGTTATCACCTGAAATGTGTAGAACCGTCATTAATGAGAGCTCCTAGAGGAAGATGGTCTTGTACTAAATGCAAGGaggataaaaagagaaactcAACGAAAGGTAATAAAGATATAACAGAAATATACGGACGTAAATGTCTcggtccttttttttaattattacgtttaatttttttttcttttaataact includes these proteins:
- the Acf gene encoding bromodomain adjacent to zinc finger domain protein 1A isoform X5, whose translation is MPLLRKQPFQRLHVSSDFRDDDEVYHCEVTNEIFKNYNEYCERIILCNSLIWSCSITGKTNMTFEEALRCEENAKRSLKEFPVELRIPILYLASKTNRSSLIEMAEDVYQFARDRYFVGEMVEASFTEDAWCNCHVLQVIVPTDQQVKVYMSENGSLQEHYYHPPAKLFRYEVEQLDSGDSDVSEIMIVEASQVRRRKQHYSRDRNRIFLRQLCEQNETGIWVVKESVLEKYGISKVRFDTIFAGTLPDFTVRVKKSVKQKQESMDKFLTSNVSKQKALEKADPLKKMNDTGVKKYRKPKLNGKFKEELKAKALEEKAKRKEERALKSERKKERRQKLAALAAYMKRWNKPREDLECEDLNYIPEATVIKCDIPNEKFGDFVMISEFLDFFNEELDVSVYFPGGFNFELLEKALLVKEASGPWSDLLQLLLSNIFKYQAGEDNEIDAQASTLLDDISAYEDASSMTKAIKLATLASRWCSTYQGNKLSELVLDNVTLSEILRLHLLSSGGRISEAASKWRYSQKGGYTNFDEPALLLRQNEGYLLRLLGHRNVCEFDVDEKIKIVTCLINQLLAFASIRDAIEERYDKLHQAKRELKLFLIAEQKKEKEEKEKMREREKEGKIEEEEQPKPKKITRGSYEEEKKKEEYENKLKELQQASKDDKMMIYLGADRAHRRYWRFISIPGLFVENDERWPGNCLPEGTPHHPELQDKEAAYTYLKNKFEDEFSDKENSFKRSKKAPKKLLSLDKNGVKSSRKETSPRKEFKQELINIKKSLILCTGDKDCPVHCKRSPIKWSFYGNKEDIQALIDSLSTRGIRESELRNNLTQEIDNLLFVIDECPKHRLNPAVFSDSSKGQVNKTVKKSKYENANLNFPSDMPIDDVMELTLRDHILEFEDKIKAGCLGCLKIIDRTIWRNAINQRSYDKQCDKLICAGSEIDIIDTPPNALIDKIKNESKHSRPGTPDSEVGSINIKTYKDPGIYLGSPSDDEMVPDQRQQAAIKQLACAILQLSQAIDQRYLQRPLGPDQKDKKWSSEEIRERWEQSLIASTNWSQLFVHLSTLDNSVAWGKSALHAQCRICRRRRDAEKMLLCDGCNRGTHLYCLKPKLTIVPSGDWFCTACRPPEIKPKEKTQKQKRFDFDEIEEDTILTKETRHNRARRLLQSDNEDNEDDEDDEESEEDISTRLENLCASCRSGGKLIACDTCPNRYHLKCVEPSLMRAPRGRWSCTKCKEDKKRNSTKVRGRERERDKERLCAAAARSRIHGFAKSLLTTESTDWDDSSASEDTEPRQTRRATKRAAEIEGDKNSIRKSVSKLQELLTDIKHHKESWPFMAPVKKEEVPDYHDIISHPMDFGTIKTKLSNGDYETLNKFFSDCQLVFENCSLYNREHSSVYNAGIQLGKFFEKRCKELGLNFNKIPFEEEPKIKRPRLDSSDIEENGASESENDENVT
- the Acf gene encoding bromodomain adjacent to zinc finger domain protein 1A isoform X2, with the translated sequence MPLLRKQPFQRLHVSSDFRDDDEVYHCEVTNEIFKNYNEYCERIILCNSLIWSCSITGKTNMTFEEALRCEENAKRSLKEFPVELRIPILYLASKTNRSSLIEMAEDVYQFARDRYFVGEMVEASFTEDAWCNCHVLQVIVPTDQQVKVYMSENGSLQEHYYHPPAKLFRYEVEQLDSGDSDVSEIMIVEASQVRRRKQHYSRDRNRIFLRQLCEQNETGIWVVKESVLEKYGISKVRFDTIFAGTLPDFTVRVKKSVKQKQESMDKFLTSNVSKQKALEKADPLKKMNDTGVKKYRKPKLNGKFKEELKAKALEEKAKRKEERALKSERKKERRQKLAALAAYMKRWNKPREDLECEDLNYIPEATVIKCDIPNEKFGDFVMISEFLDFFNEELDVSVYFPGGFNFELLEKALLVKEASGPWSDLLQLLLSNIFKYQAGEDNEIDAQASTLLDDISAYEDASSMTKAIKLATLASRWCSTYQGNKLSELVLDNVTLSEILRLHLLSSGGRISEAASKWRYSQKGGYTNFDEPALLLRQNEGYLLRLLGHRNVCEFDVDEKIKIVTCLINQLLAFASIRDAIEERYDKLHQAKRELKLFLIAEQKKEKEEKEKMREREKEGKIEEEEQPKPKKITRGSYEEEKKKEEYENKLKELQQASKDDKMMIYLGADRAHRRYWRFISIPGLFVENDERWPGNCLPEGTPHHPELQDKEAAYTYLKNKFEDEFSDKENSFKRSKKAPKKLLSLDKNGVKSSRKETSPRKEFKQELINIKKSLILCTGDKDCPVHCKRSPIKWSFYGNKEDIQALIDSLSTRGIRESELRNNLTQEIDNLLFVIDECPKHRLNPAVFSDSSKGQVNKTVKKSKYENANLNFPSDMPIDDVMELTLRDHILEFEDKIKAGCLGCLKIIDRTIWRNAINQRSYDKQCDKLICAGSEIDIIDTPPNALIDKIKNESKHSRPGTPDSEVGSINIKTYKDPGIYLGSPSDDEMVPDQRQQAAIKQLACAILQLSQAIDQRYLQRPLGPDQKDKKWSSEEIRERWEQSLIASTNWSQLFVHLSTLDNSVAWGKSALHAQCRICRRRRDAEKMLLCDGCNRGTHLYCLKPKLTIVPSGDWFCTACRPPEIKPKEKTQKQKRFDFDEIEEDTILTKETRHNRARRLLQSDNEDNEDDEDDEESEEDISTRLENLCASCRSGGKLIACDTCPNRYHLKCVEPSLMRAPRGRWSCTKCKEDKKRNSTKVRGRERERDKERLCAAAARSRIHGFAKSLLTTESTDWDDSSASEDTEPRQTRRATKRAAEIEGDKNSIRKSVSKLQELLTDIKHHKESWPFMAPVKKEEVPDYHDIISHPMDFGTIKTKLSNGDYETLNKFFSDCQLVFENCSLYNREHSSVYNYVYSAGIQLGKFFEKRCKELGLNFNKIPFEEEPKIKRPRLDSSDIEENGASESENDENVT
- the Acf gene encoding bromodomain adjacent to zinc finger domain protein 1A isoform X1, producing the protein MPLLRKQPFQRLHVSSDFRDDDEVYHCEVTNEIFKNYNEYCERIILCNSLIWSCSITGKTNMTFEEALRCEENAKRSLKEFPVELRIPILYLASKTNRSSLIEMAEDVYQFARDRYFVGEMVEASFTEDAWCNCHVLQVIVPTDQQVKVYMSENGRSLQEHYYHPPAKLFRYEVEQLDSGDSDVSEIMIVEASQVRRRKQHYSRDRNRIFLRQLCEQNETGIWVVKESVLEKYGISKVRFDTIFAGTLPDFTVRVKKSVKQKQESMDKFLTSNVSKQKALEKADPLKKMNDTGVKKYRKPKLNGKFKEELKAKALEEKAKRKEERALKSERKKERRQKLAALAAYMKRWNKPREDLECEDLNYIPEATVIKCDIPNEKFGDFVMISEFLDFFNEELDVSVYFPGGFNFELLEKALLVKEASGPWSDLLQLLLSNIFKYQAGEDNEIDAQASTLLDDISAYEDASSMTKAIKLATLASRWCSTYQGNKLSELVLDNVTLSEILRLHLLSSGGRISEAASKWRYSQKGGYTNFDEPALLLRQNEGYLLRLLGHRNVCEFDVDEKIKIVTCLINQLLAFASIRDAIEERYDKLHQAKRELKLFLIAEQKKEKEEKEKMREREKEGKIEEEEQPKPKKITRGSYEEEKKKEEYENKLKELQQASKDDKMMIYLGADRAHRRYWRFISIPGLFVENDERWPGNCLPEGTPHHPELQDKEAAYTYLKNKFEDEFSDKENSFKRSKKAPKKLLSLDKNGVKSSRKETSPRKEFKQELINIKKSLILCTGDKDCPVHCKRSPIKWSFYGNKEDIQALIDSLSTRGIRESELRNNLTQEIDNLLFVIDECPKHRLNPAVFSDSSKGQVNKTVKKSKYENANLNFPSDMPIDDVMELTLRDHILEFEDKIKAGCLGCLKIIDRTIWRNAINQRSYDKQCDKLICAGSEIDIIDTPPNALIDKIKNESKHSRPGTPDSEVGSINIKTYKDPGIYLGSPSDDEMVPDQRQQAAIKQLACAILQLSQAIDQRYLQRPLGPDQKDKKWSSEEIRERWEQSLIASTNWSQLFVHLSTLDNSVAWGKSALHAQCRICRRRRDAEKMLLCDGCNRGTHLYCLKPKLTIVPSGDWFCTACRPPEIKPKEKTQKQKRFDFDEIEEDTILTKETRHNRARRLLQSDNEDNEDDEDDEESEEDISTRLENLCASCRSGGKLIACDTCPNRYHLKCVEPSLMRAPRGRWSCTKCKEDKKRNSTKVRGRERERDKERLCAAAARSRIHGFAKSLLTTESTDWDDSSASEDTEPRQTRRATKRAAEIEGDKNSIRKSVSKLQELLTDIKHHKESWPFMAPVKKEEVPDYHDIISHPMDFGTIKTKLSNGDYETLNKFFSDCQLVFENCSLYNREHSSVYNYVYSAGIQLGKFFEKRCKELGLNFNKIPFEEEPKIKRPRLDSSDIEENGASESENDENVT
- the Acf gene encoding bromodomain adjacent to zinc finger domain protein 1A isoform X3: MPLLRKQPFQRLHVSSDFRDDDEVYHCEVTNEIFKNYNEYCERIILCNSLIWSCSITGKTNMTFEEALRCEENAKRSLKEFPVELRIPILYLASKTNRSSLIEMAEDVYQFARDRYFVGEMVEASFTEDAWCNCHVLQVIVPTDQQVKVYMSENGRSLQEHYYHPPAKLFRYEVEQLDSGDSDVSEIMIVEASQVRRRKQHYSRDRNRIFLRQLCEQNETGIWVVKESVLEKYGISKVRFDTIFAGTLPDFTVRVKKSVKQKQESMDKFLTSNVSKQKALEKADPLKKMNDTGVKKYRKPKLNGKFKEELKAKALEEKAKRKEERALKSERKKERRQKLAALAAYMKRWNKPREDLECEDLNYIPEATVIKCDIPNEKFGDFVMISEFLDFFNEELDVSVYFPGGFNFELLEKALLVKEASGPWSDLLQLLLSNIFKYQAGEDNEIDAQASTLLDDISAYEDASSMTKAIKLATLASRWCSTYQGNKLSELVLDNVTLSEILRLHLLSSGGRISEAASKWRYSQKGGYTNFDEPALLLRQNEGYLLRLLGHRNVCEFDVDEKIKIVTCLINQLLAFASIRDAIEERYDKLHQAKRELKLFLIAEQKKEKEEKEKMREREKEGKIEEEEQPKPKKITRGSYEEEKKKEEYENKLKELQQASKDDKMMIYLGADRAHRRYWRFISIPGLFVENDERWPGNCLPEGTPHHPELQDKEAAYTYLKNKFEDEFSDKENSFKRSKKAPKKLLSLDKNGVKSSRKETSPRKEFKQELINIKKSLILCTGDKDCPVHCKRSPIKWSFYGNKEDIQALIDSLSTRGIRESELRNNLTQEIDNLLFVIDECPKHRLNPAVFSDSSKGQVNKTVKKSKYENANLNFPSDMPIDDVMELTLRDHILEFEDKIKAGCLGCLKIIDRTIWRNAINQRSYDKQCDKLICAGSEIDIIDTPPNALIDKIKNESKHSRPGTPDSEVGSINIKTYKDPGIYLGSPSDDEMVPDQRQQAAIKQLACAILQLSQAIDQRYLQRPLGPDQKDKKWSSEEIRERWEQSLIASTNWSQLFVHLSTLDNSVAWGKSALHAQCRICRRRRDAEKMLLCDGCNRGTHLYCLKPKLTIVPSGDWFCTACRPPEIKPKEKTQKQKRFDFDEIEEDTILTKETRHNRARRLLQSDNEDNEDDEDDEESEEDISTRLENLCASCRSGGKLIACDTCPNRYHLKCVEPSLMRAPRGRWSCTKCKEDKKRNSTKVRGRERERDKERLCAAAARSRIHGFAKSLLTTESTDWDDSSASEDTEPRQTRRATKRAAEIEGDKNSIRKSVSKLQELLTDIKHHKESWPFMAPVKKEEVPDYHDIISHPMDFGTIKTKLSNGDYETLNKFFSDCQLVFENCSLYNREHSSVYNAGIQLGKFFEKRCKELGLNFNKIPFEEEPKIKRPRLDSSDIEENGASESENDENVT
- the Acf gene encoding bromodomain adjacent to zinc finger domain protein 1A isoform X4, which translates into the protein MPLLRKQPFQRLHVSSDFRDDDEVYHCEVTNEIFKNYNEYCERIILCNSLIWSCSITGKTNMTFEEALRCEENAKRSLKEFPVELRIPILYLASKTNRSSLIEMAEDVYQFARDRYFVGEMVEASFTEDAWCNCHVLQVIVPTDQQVKVYMSENGRSLQEHYYHPPAKLFRYEVEQLDSGDSDVSEIMIVEASQVRRRKQHYSRDRNRIFLRQLCEQNETGIWVVKESVLEKYGISKVRFDTIFAGTLPDFTVRVKKSVKQKQESMDKFLTSNVSKQKALEKADPLKKMNDTGVKKYRKPKLNGKFKEELKAKALEEKAKRKEERALKSERKKERRQKLAALAAYMKRWNKPREDLECEDLNYIPEATVIKCDIPNEKFGDFVMISEFLDFFNEELDVSVYFPGGFNFELLEKALLVKEASGPWSDLLQLLLSNIFKYQAGEDNEIDAQASTLLDDISAYEDASSMTKAIKLATLASRWCSTYQGNKLSELVLDNVTLSEILRLHLLSSGGRISEAASKWRYSQKGGYTNFDEPALLLRQNEGYLLRLLGHRNVCEFDVDEKIKIVTCLINQLLAFASIRDAIEERYDKLHQAKRELKLFLIAEQKKEKEEKEKMREREKEGKIEEEEQPKPKKITRGSYEEEKKKEEYENKLKELQQASKDDKMMIYLGADRAHRRYWRFISIPGLFVENDERWPGNCLPEGTPHHPELQDKEAAYTYLKNKFEDEFSDKENSFKRSKKAPKKLLSLDKNGVKSSRKETSPRKEFKQELINIKKSLILCTGDKDCPVHCKRSPIKWSFYGNKEDIQALIDSLSTRGIRESELRNNLTQEIDNLLFVIDECPKHRLNPAVFSDSSKGQVNKTVKKSKYENANLNFPSDMPIDDVMELTLRDHILEFEDKIKAGCLGCLKIIDRTIWRNAINQRSYDKQCDKLICAGSEIDIIDTPPNALIDKIKNESKHSRPGTPDSEVGSINIKTYKDPGIYLGSPSDDEMVPDQRQQAAIKQLACAILQLSQAIDQRYLQRPLGPDQKDKKWSSEEIRERWEQSLIASTNWSQLFVHLSTLDNSVAWGKSALHAQCRICRRRRDAEKMLLCDGCNRGTHLYCLKPKLTIVPSGDWFCTACRPPEIKPKEKTQKQKRFDFDEIEEDTILTKETRHNRARRLLQSDNEDNEDDEDDEESEEDISTRLENLCASCRSGGKLIACDTCPNRYHLKCVEPSLMRAPRGRWSCTKCKEDKKRNSTKDSSASEDTEPRQTRRATKRAAEIEGDKNSIRKSVSKLQELLTDIKHHKESWPFMAPVKKEEVPDYHDIISHPMDFGTIKTKLSNGDYETLNKFFSDCQLVFENCSLYNREHSSVYNYVYSAGIQLGKFFEKRCKELGLNFNKIPFEEEPKIKRPRLDSSDIEENGASESENDENVT